The following proteins come from a genomic window of Acidimicrobiia bacterium:
- a CDS encoding AMP-binding protein, which translates to MKVALSIKDFLDRAEAIYPDRVAVVDEDQQPAKSLGSLTFAQLGEHARAFAAGLDALGVGVGERVAVVSHNSARLLTAFYGAAGYGRILVPVNFRLSAAEVKYIVGHCGASVLLIDPELEDALANVKAPHRFVIGAESDETLFRFGETPKAWEADEDATAFINYTSGTTARPKGVQLTHRNMWINASIFGWHLGINDRDVYLHTLPMFHVNGWGMPFATTGMGVNQIVLRKVDGNEILRRIEEHQVTVLCGAPAVVAAVLEAAASWDGPIPGRDRVRIVVAGAPPPSRTIERVITELGWEFTQIYGLTETSPVLTVNRMRQEWDDLSTEEAAKKLMRAGSPVIGTQLDIAPDGEVLARSNHCLEGYWEQPEATAAAIVDGWFHTGDGGFIDDDGYLNISDRKKDVIVSGGENVASVEVEDALFSHPAVAEVAVIGVPDEKWGETVKALVVLSAGATATERDLIEHCRERLAHYKCPTSVEFRDELARTATGKLQKFKLREPYWAGRDRLVN; encoded by the coding sequence TTGAAGGTTGCACTTAGTATCAAAGATTTCCTAGATCGTGCCGAGGCGATCTATCCCGATCGTGTTGCGGTGGTCGATGAAGACCAGCAACCGGCCAAGTCGTTGGGCTCACTTACCTTTGCTCAGCTGGGGGAGCATGCTCGAGCCTTCGCAGCTGGCCTCGACGCTTTGGGTGTTGGTGTTGGCGAACGAGTGGCGGTCGTGTCGCACAACTCGGCTCGACTCCTGACTGCTTTCTACGGGGCGGCTGGTTACGGTCGCATTTTGGTTCCCGTGAATTTCCGGTTGAGCGCGGCCGAAGTTAAGTACATCGTTGGCCATTGTGGGGCTTCGGTGCTGCTTATCGACCCAGAGCTAGAAGACGCCCTTGCTAACGTGAAGGCACCGCACCGTTTCGTTATCGGTGCCGAATCTGACGAAACACTCTTCCGCTTTGGTGAAACTCCTAAAGCGTGGGAAGCCGACGAGGACGCAACTGCCTTTATTAACTACACCAGCGGTACCACCGCTCGGCCCAAAGGCGTGCAGCTCACCCATCGCAACATGTGGATCAACGCCTCGATTTTTGGTTGGCACTTGGGTATCAACGATCGTGACGTTTACCTTCACACCCTGCCAATGTTCCATGTGAATGGCTGGGGAATGCCCTTTGCTACAACTGGTATGGGCGTGAACCAGATTGTGCTGCGCAAGGTCGATGGCAATGAGATTTTGCGTCGCATCGAAGAGCACCAGGTGACTGTCCTTTGTGGCGCTCCGGCGGTGGTGGCCGCGGTGTTGGAAGCAGCCGCCAGTTGGGATGGGCCAATTCCGGGTCGCGACCGGGTGCGAATTGTGGTGGCCGGTGCCCCGCCACCCTCACGAACCATTGAACGAGTTATTACCGAGCTGGGCTGGGAATTCACCCAAATCTACGGCTTAACCGAGACTTCTCCGGTGCTAACCGTGAACCGGATGCGCCAAGAATGGGATGACCTAAGCACCGAAGAAGCCGCCAAGAAACTAATGCGCGCTGGCAGTCCGGTCATTGGAACGCAGCTGGATATTGCGCCTGATGGTGAAGTGTTGGCCCGTTCGAACCACTGCTTGGAAGGTTATTGGGAACAGCCTGAAGCTACCGCGGCTGCCATTGTGGATGGCTGGTTTCATACTGGTGACGGCGGCTTCATCGATGACGATGGATATCTGAATATTTCTGATCGCAAGAAAGACGTCATTGTCTCTGGGGGTGAGAACGTCGCGTCGGTCGAGGTGGAAGACGCCCTGTTTTCACATCCTGCGGTAGCGGAAGTGGCCGTAATCGGAGTCCCTGATGAAAAATGGGGCGAAACCGTTAAGGCTTTAGTGGTGCTCTCAGCAGGTGCCACGGCTACCGAGCGCGATCTTATTGAACATTGTCGAGAACGTTTGGCACATTACAAGTGCCCAACTTCGGTTGAGTTTCGTGACGAGTTGGCCCGCACTGCCACCGGCAAGCTGCAGAAGTTCAAGCTGCGTGAACCCTATTGGGCGGGGCGAGATCGCCTGGTTAACTAG